In the Gossypium arboreum isolate Shixiya-1 chromosome 10, ASM2569848v2, whole genome shotgun sequence genome, one interval contains:
- the LOC108451910 gene encoding protein STICHEL isoform X2, with the protein MLFRCRDANLVSLVTPSAKRMLGANKNSKKNGSNFDVFSRYEQKKNGVNRNSVYSRKLLKAHPALALSLGRDDSVDQSDDTEDYSNSEDFRKISGASPLLLKLKPKNWPHPSSRLLKADRKEDSSYSYSTPALSTSSYNKYFNHNPSVVGSWDATTTSLNDGDDDVDDPLDLPGQQGCGIPCYWTKRTPKHRVVCGSCYSPSLSDTLRRKGSSILCGSQSMYHRHRRSLSLSNKRKNALRSAQGVLPLLSNSADGRGGSSIGTRCSDDELSTNFGELDLEALSRLDGRRWSSSCRSQDGLEIVAHTGEAEEEGTPENIKSLSQKYKPMFFDELIGQNIVVQSLMNAVSKGRIAPFYLFQGPRGTGKTSTARIFSAALNCQTTDDDKPCGCCTECTEFTSGKRREFWEFDSTNRRGIDRVRYLLKSLSTGLASSSSRYKVFVIDECHLLPSKIWLALLKFLEDPPPRLVFIFITTDLDNVPRTVQSRCQKYLFNKIKDCDIMARLRKMSADENLEVESDALDLIALNADGSLRDAETMLDQLSLLGKRITASLVNELVGVVSDEKLLELLELAMSSDTAETVKRARELMDSGVDPMVLMSQLASLIMDIIAGTYNIVDSKYSHSFFGGRALTEAEVERLKDALKLLSEAEKQLRVSSERSTWFTATLLQLGSLPSPDLSQSGSSRRQSAKTIEDDLQSTSREAKAYKPKSGTQRMPWKSTTASLQKSVNGKSTRQGELVSRIDGYGSNSKTSRGRYLDGSATPAACDNSLNGNMILACRNSEKLDDIWAKCINKCHSKTLRQLLLAHGKLLSLAEDEGVLIAYLAFADGDIKSRAERFLSSITNSMEIVMRRNVEVQIILLADVGISLNHANPAEMLENLQQVETAAGIGSERKAIPKNVLDGISSLDLHQESRKVSKGSFSDLEGKLRGVQDCSNYSSQSIVRTPELLAEGKDDIDSSKECRQEIPMQRIESIIREQRLETAWLQAAEKGTPGSLTRLKPEKNQVLPQEVYRQSNLGSMDSAAFSSQQWDEELNRELKILKTNDGQEIQKDQLGRRADHYPMSPSLLHNSTLSKENLGYESGSGTGGCSGLFCWNNSKPRRRAKVKGTPVRSCRTRRFSLFGECGKSKKIQNKCRR; encoded by the exons ATGTTGTTCAGGTGTAGAGATGCCAATCTCGTCTCATTGGTCACACCATCAGCCAAAAGAATGTTGGGGGCCAACAAGAATAGTAAGAAAAATGGTTCCAATTTTGATGTTTTTTCTAGATACGAACAAAAAAAGAATGGTGTTAATAGAAATTCAGTTTACTCCAGAAAATTGCTCAAGGCTCATCCTGCATTGGCTTTAAGTTTAGGAAGGGATGATTCTGTTGATCAATCTGATGACACTGAAGATTATAGTAATTCCGAGGATTTTCGCAAGATATCAGGGGCATCTCCACTGCTTCTCAAGCTCAAGCCTAAGAACTGGCCACATCCATCCTCTAGGTTGTTGAAGGCTGACAGAAAGGAAGATTCTTCTTATTCTTATAGCACTCCTGCGTTGTCAACTAGTTCTTATAACAAGTATTTCAACCACAACCCAAGCGTTGTTGGCTCATGGGATGCGACCACGACTTCATTGAATGATGGAGATGACGATGTGGATGACCCTTTGGATTTGCCAGGTCAGCAAGGATGTGGGATTCCTTGTTATTGGACAAAGAGGACCCCAAAGCATAGAGTGGTTTGTGGGAGTTGTTATTCTCCTTCTCTCTCTGACACTTTAAGAAGGAAAGGAAGTAGCATTCTCTGCGGAAGTCAAtccatgtaccatagacatagaCGATCATTATCACTTTCCAATAAGCGGAAAAATGCTTTGAGAAGCGCTCAAGGTGTTCTCCCATTGCTTAGCAATAGTGCTGATGGAAGAGGCGGGTCATCCATTGGAACCAGGTGCAGTGATGATGAGCTCTCTACAAACTTTGGAGAGCTTGATTTAGAGGCCCTGAGTAGATTGGATGGAAGGAGATGGTCATCAAGCTGTAGGAGTCAAGATGGGTTAGAGATTGTAGCTCATACTGGAGAAGCTGAGGAGGAGGGTACGCCAGAAAATATTAAGAGCTTAAGTCAGAAATACAAACCAATGTTCTTTGATGAACTGATTGGGCAGAATATTGTGGTACAATCACTTATGAATGCTGTTTCAAAGGGAAGGATTGCCCCCTTTTATCTTTTCCAAGGTCCCCGTGGGACTGGAAAAACATCAACTGCCAGAATTTTTTCTGCTGCTTTGAATTGTCAGACTACTGATGATGATAAGCCTTGTGGCTGTTGTACAGAATGCACTGAGTTCACTTCTGGGAAACGCAGGGAGTTTTGGGAATTTGATAGCACCAATAGAAGAGGAATTGATAGAGTTAGGTATCTTCTGAAAAGCCTGTCAACGGGGCTTGCTTCAAGTTCATCTCGATATAAGGTTTTTGTTATTGATGAGTGCCATTTGTTGCCCTCTAAGATATGGCTGGCATTGCTAAAATTCCTTGAAGATCCTCCACCACGTCTTGTGTTCATATTCATAACAACTGATCTTGACAATGTTCCACGTACTGTGCAATCACGATGTCAGAAGTATCTCTTCAACAAAATAAAAGATTGTGATATCATGGCCAGGTTGAGGAAGATGTCTGCTGATGAGAATCTTGAGGTTGAATCAGATGCATTAGATTTAATTGCATTGAATGCAGATGGTTCACTTCGTGATGCAGAAACAATGCTAGACCAGCTAAGTTTGTTGGGTAAAAGAATCACTGCATCTCTTGTAAATGAACTT GTAGGGGTTGTTTCAGATGAGAAGTTATTGGAACTTTTGGAATTAGCAATGTCATCTGATACGGCAGAAACAGTGAAAAGAGCTAGAGAGCTGATGGACTCTGGGGTTGATCCAATGGTTTTGATGTCCCAATTGGCCAGCCTTATTATGGATATCATTGCTGGAACTTACAATATTGTTGATTCTAAGTACAGTCATTCATTCTTTGGTGGACGAGCTT TGACTGAAGCAGAAGTGGAGAGGTTAAAAGATGCTTTAAAGCTTCTTTCAGAAGCTGAGAAACAACTAAGGGTTTCAAGTGAACGCTCAACATGGTTTACAGCTACTCTGCTACAGCTTGGTTCATTGCCTTCACCGGATCTGTCTCAGTCAGGCAGCAGCCGGAGGCAGAGCGCCAAGACAATTGAGGATGACCTGCAAAGCACTTCAAGGGAAGCTAAAGCTTACAAGCCAAAGTCTGGAACTCAGCGTATGCCTTGGAAATCAACTACTGCATCCTTACAGAAATCTGTGAATGGAAAATCCACTCGTCAGGGAGAATTAGTGTCAAGGATTGATGGTTATGGTTCCAATTCCAAAACTTCACGTGGTCGATATTTGGATGGTAGTGCCACACCTGCTGCATGTGACAATAGTCTAAATGGAAATATGATACTTGCCTGCAGAAATTCTGAAAAATTAGATGATATCTGGGCAAAGTGTATTAACAAGTGCCACTCAAAGACACTGAGACAGCTGCTACTTGCTCATGGGAAGCTTTTGTCTCTTGCTGAAGATGAAG GTGTTCTAATTGCATATCTAGCATTTGCGGATGGAGATATCAAGTCGAGAGCTGAGAGGTTTTTAAGCAGTATTACAAACTCTATGGAAATAGTGATGAGACGTAATGTAGAAGTTCAAATAATTCTCTTGGCTGATGTTGGGATTTCTTTAAATCATGCAAATCCAGCTGAGATGCTGGAAAATCTGCAGCAGGTTGAAACTGCTGCCGGAATTGGAAGTGAAAGAAAGGCCATTCCTAAGAATGTACTAGATGGTATTTCTAGTTTAGACTTACATCAGGAGTCGCGTAAGGTATCCAAGGGAAGTTTTAGTGATTTGGAAGGTAAACTGAGAGGAGTACAAGATTGTTCTAATTATTCTTCACAATCTATTGTGAGAACACCTGAATTACTTGCTGAAGGCAAAGATGACATTGACAGCTCAAAGGAGTGTAGGCAAGAGATTCCAATGCAAAGAATTGAATCCATTATACGTGAGCAAAGGTTAGAAACTGCTTGGTTACAGGCTGCTGAGAAAGGCACTCCTGGATCATTGACTCGGTTGAAGCCTGAAAAGAATCAGGTTCTGCCTCAAGAGGTCTATCGTCAAAGTAATTTGGGATCAATGGATTCAGCAGCATTCTCCTCTCAGCAATGGGATGAGGAACTAAACAGGGagcttaaaattttgaaaacaaatgATGGACAAGAGATTCAGAAGGACCAGCTAGGTAGAAGGGCTGATCATTATCCCATGTCTCCCAGTTTGCTGCACAATAGCACTTTAAGCAAAGAAAACCT TGGATATGAATCTGGGTCAGGAACCGGAGGATGCAGTGGGCTTTTCTGTTGGAATAACTCGAAGCCCCGGAGAAGGGCGAAG GTCAAGGGAACACCAGTTCGATCGTGCAGAACTAGACGATTTTCATTGTTTGGCGAGTGTGGGAAATCAAAGAAAATACAAAACAAATGTAGAAGGTAA
- the LOC108451910 gene encoding protein STICHEL isoform X1 — MSDLRMPDPSRLHLKKELTQIRKAARVLRDPGTTSSWKSPINSSRSVAAAVAAGTGSTSTFTASRNHLGSESLSRSNGNAHLDLSLLPFRVESNGHGRITNSNGNEKDKRVFLYNWRSQKSSSVNVDDDGEDDDDFDDGDDGDQSSSWIQGSVDENSLSDARKCGDSKSDTCLGESRSASMLFRCRDANLVSLVTPSAKRMLGANKNSKKNGSNFDVFSRYEQKKNGVNRNSVYSRKLLKAHPALALSLGRDDSVDQSDDTEDYSNSEDFRKISGASPLLLKLKPKNWPHPSSRLLKADRKEDSSYSYSTPALSTSSYNKYFNHNPSVVGSWDATTTSLNDGDDDVDDPLDLPGQQGCGIPCYWTKRTPKHRVVCGSCYSPSLSDTLRRKGSSILCGSQSMYHRHRRSLSLSNKRKNALRSAQGVLPLLSNSADGRGGSSIGTRCSDDELSTNFGELDLEALSRLDGRRWSSSCRSQDGLEIVAHTGEAEEEGTPENIKSLSQKYKPMFFDELIGQNIVVQSLMNAVSKGRIAPFYLFQGPRGTGKTSTARIFSAALNCQTTDDDKPCGCCTECTEFTSGKRREFWEFDSTNRRGIDRVRYLLKSLSTGLASSSSRYKVFVIDECHLLPSKIWLALLKFLEDPPPRLVFIFITTDLDNVPRTVQSRCQKYLFNKIKDCDIMARLRKMSADENLEVESDALDLIALNADGSLRDAETMLDQLSLLGKRITASLVNELVGVVSDEKLLELLELAMSSDTAETVKRARELMDSGVDPMVLMSQLASLIMDIIAGTYNIVDSKYSHSFFGGRALTEAEVERLKDALKLLSEAEKQLRVSSERSTWFTATLLQLGSLPSPDLSQSGSSRRQSAKTIEDDLQSTSREAKAYKPKSGTQRMPWKSTTASLQKSVNGKSTRQGELVSRIDGYGSNSKTSRGRYLDGSATPAACDNSLNGNMILACRNSEKLDDIWAKCINKCHSKTLRQLLLAHGKLLSLAEDEGVLIAYLAFADGDIKSRAERFLSSITNSMEIVMRRNVEVQIILLADVGISLNHANPAEMLENLQQVETAAGIGSERKAIPKNVLDGISSLDLHQESRKVSKGSFSDLEGKLRGVQDCSNYSSQSIVRTPELLAEGKDDIDSSKECRQEIPMQRIESIIREQRLETAWLQAAEKGTPGSLTRLKPEKNQVLPQEVYRQSNLGSMDSAAFSSQQWDEELNRELKILKTNDGQEIQKDQLGRRADHYPMSPSLLHNSTLSKENLGYESGSGTGGCSGLFCWNNSKPRRRAKVKGTPVRSCRTRRFSLFGECGKSKKIQNKCRR; from the exons atgtcAGATTTGAGAATGCCTGATCCAAGTAGGCTGCACTTGAAGAAGGAGCTGACTCAAATCCGGAAAGCTGCTCGAGTTTTGCGAGATCCTGGGACCACTTCTTCTTGGAAATCCCCTATCAATTCCTCTAGATCTGTAGCAGCAGCAGTAGCGGCAGGTACAGGATCGACTTCTACTTTTACTGCTTCAAGAAATCATTTAGGTAGTGAAAGTTTAAGTAGGTCAAATGGGAATGCTCATTTGGATTTATCTTTGTTACCTTTTAGAGTTGAAAGCAATGGTCATGGTCGTATTACTAATAGTAATGGCAATGAGAAAGATAAGAGGGTTTTCCTTTATAATTGGAGGAGTCAGAAATCTTCATCAGTAAATGTGGATGATGATGGGGAGGATGATGATGATTTTGATGATGGGGATGATGGGGATCAGTCCTCTTCTTGGATTCAAGGTAGCGTGGATGAAAATAGCTTGAGCGATGCCAGGAAATGTGGGGATTCTAAAAGTGATACCTGTTTGGGTGAGAGTCGATCTGCTTCAATGTTGTTCAGGTGTAGAGATGCCAATCTCGTCTCATTGGTCACACCATCAGCCAAAAGAATGTTGGGGGCCAACAAGAATAGTAAGAAAAATGGTTCCAATTTTGATGTTTTTTCTAGATACGAACAAAAAAAGAATGGTGTTAATAGAAATTCAGTTTACTCCAGAAAATTGCTCAAGGCTCATCCTGCATTGGCTTTAAGTTTAGGAAGGGATGATTCTGTTGATCAATCTGATGACACTGAAGATTATAGTAATTCCGAGGATTTTCGCAAGATATCAGGGGCATCTCCACTGCTTCTCAAGCTCAAGCCTAAGAACTGGCCACATCCATCCTCTAGGTTGTTGAAGGCTGACAGAAAGGAAGATTCTTCTTATTCTTATAGCACTCCTGCGTTGTCAACTAGTTCTTATAACAAGTATTTCAACCACAACCCAAGCGTTGTTGGCTCATGGGATGCGACCACGACTTCATTGAATGATGGAGATGACGATGTGGATGACCCTTTGGATTTGCCAGGTCAGCAAGGATGTGGGATTCCTTGTTATTGGACAAAGAGGACCCCAAAGCATAGAGTGGTTTGTGGGAGTTGTTATTCTCCTTCTCTCTCTGACACTTTAAGAAGGAAAGGAAGTAGCATTCTCTGCGGAAGTCAAtccatgtaccatagacatagaCGATCATTATCACTTTCCAATAAGCGGAAAAATGCTTTGAGAAGCGCTCAAGGTGTTCTCCCATTGCTTAGCAATAGTGCTGATGGAAGAGGCGGGTCATCCATTGGAACCAGGTGCAGTGATGATGAGCTCTCTACAAACTTTGGAGAGCTTGATTTAGAGGCCCTGAGTAGATTGGATGGAAGGAGATGGTCATCAAGCTGTAGGAGTCAAGATGGGTTAGAGATTGTAGCTCATACTGGAGAAGCTGAGGAGGAGGGTACGCCAGAAAATATTAAGAGCTTAAGTCAGAAATACAAACCAATGTTCTTTGATGAACTGATTGGGCAGAATATTGTGGTACAATCACTTATGAATGCTGTTTCAAAGGGAAGGATTGCCCCCTTTTATCTTTTCCAAGGTCCCCGTGGGACTGGAAAAACATCAACTGCCAGAATTTTTTCTGCTGCTTTGAATTGTCAGACTACTGATGATGATAAGCCTTGTGGCTGTTGTACAGAATGCACTGAGTTCACTTCTGGGAAACGCAGGGAGTTTTGGGAATTTGATAGCACCAATAGAAGAGGAATTGATAGAGTTAGGTATCTTCTGAAAAGCCTGTCAACGGGGCTTGCTTCAAGTTCATCTCGATATAAGGTTTTTGTTATTGATGAGTGCCATTTGTTGCCCTCTAAGATATGGCTGGCATTGCTAAAATTCCTTGAAGATCCTCCACCACGTCTTGTGTTCATATTCATAACAACTGATCTTGACAATGTTCCACGTACTGTGCAATCACGATGTCAGAAGTATCTCTTCAACAAAATAAAAGATTGTGATATCATGGCCAGGTTGAGGAAGATGTCTGCTGATGAGAATCTTGAGGTTGAATCAGATGCATTAGATTTAATTGCATTGAATGCAGATGGTTCACTTCGTGATGCAGAAACAATGCTAGACCAGCTAAGTTTGTTGGGTAAAAGAATCACTGCATCTCTTGTAAATGAACTT GTAGGGGTTGTTTCAGATGAGAAGTTATTGGAACTTTTGGAATTAGCAATGTCATCTGATACGGCAGAAACAGTGAAAAGAGCTAGAGAGCTGATGGACTCTGGGGTTGATCCAATGGTTTTGATGTCCCAATTGGCCAGCCTTATTATGGATATCATTGCTGGAACTTACAATATTGTTGATTCTAAGTACAGTCATTCATTCTTTGGTGGACGAGCTT TGACTGAAGCAGAAGTGGAGAGGTTAAAAGATGCTTTAAAGCTTCTTTCAGAAGCTGAGAAACAACTAAGGGTTTCAAGTGAACGCTCAACATGGTTTACAGCTACTCTGCTACAGCTTGGTTCATTGCCTTCACCGGATCTGTCTCAGTCAGGCAGCAGCCGGAGGCAGAGCGCCAAGACAATTGAGGATGACCTGCAAAGCACTTCAAGGGAAGCTAAAGCTTACAAGCCAAAGTCTGGAACTCAGCGTATGCCTTGGAAATCAACTACTGCATCCTTACAGAAATCTGTGAATGGAAAATCCACTCGTCAGGGAGAATTAGTGTCAAGGATTGATGGTTATGGTTCCAATTCCAAAACTTCACGTGGTCGATATTTGGATGGTAGTGCCACACCTGCTGCATGTGACAATAGTCTAAATGGAAATATGATACTTGCCTGCAGAAATTCTGAAAAATTAGATGATATCTGGGCAAAGTGTATTAACAAGTGCCACTCAAAGACACTGAGACAGCTGCTACTTGCTCATGGGAAGCTTTTGTCTCTTGCTGAAGATGAAG GTGTTCTAATTGCATATCTAGCATTTGCGGATGGAGATATCAAGTCGAGAGCTGAGAGGTTTTTAAGCAGTATTACAAACTCTATGGAAATAGTGATGAGACGTAATGTAGAAGTTCAAATAATTCTCTTGGCTGATGTTGGGATTTCTTTAAATCATGCAAATCCAGCTGAGATGCTGGAAAATCTGCAGCAGGTTGAAACTGCTGCCGGAATTGGAAGTGAAAGAAAGGCCATTCCTAAGAATGTACTAGATGGTATTTCTAGTTTAGACTTACATCAGGAGTCGCGTAAGGTATCCAAGGGAAGTTTTAGTGATTTGGAAGGTAAACTGAGAGGAGTACAAGATTGTTCTAATTATTCTTCACAATCTATTGTGAGAACACCTGAATTACTTGCTGAAGGCAAAGATGACATTGACAGCTCAAAGGAGTGTAGGCAAGAGATTCCAATGCAAAGAATTGAATCCATTATACGTGAGCAAAGGTTAGAAACTGCTTGGTTACAGGCTGCTGAGAAAGGCACTCCTGGATCATTGACTCGGTTGAAGCCTGAAAAGAATCAGGTTCTGCCTCAAGAGGTCTATCGTCAAAGTAATTTGGGATCAATGGATTCAGCAGCATTCTCCTCTCAGCAATGGGATGAGGAACTAAACAGGGagcttaaaattttgaaaacaaatgATGGACAAGAGATTCAGAAGGACCAGCTAGGTAGAAGGGCTGATCATTATCCCATGTCTCCCAGTTTGCTGCACAATAGCACTTTAAGCAAAGAAAACCT TGGATATGAATCTGGGTCAGGAACCGGAGGATGCAGTGGGCTTTTCTGTTGGAATAACTCGAAGCCCCGGAGAAGGGCGAAG GTCAAGGGAACACCAGTTCGATCGTGCAGAACTAGACGATTTTCATTGTTTGGCGAGTGTGGGAAATCAAAGAAAATACAAAACAAATGTAGAAGGTAA